One Desertifilum tharense IPPAS B-1220 genomic window, GCAGATGTGGAGATTGCCACAGAACGCATTGCTTCGCAACAAGCAACGGGATTAGCAACGCAGGCGCGATTTCGTCAAGAACAGGAAGTTCTGATCCAACAACAGCTCGATCTAGAACGACAGCTAGCCATAGACTTCAGCAATCTGCAACAGATAGAGTTAGATTTGCAAAAAACAGCAATTTTAGCAACAACGGACGGTACTCTCTTTAATTTAGGATTACGCAATCCCGGTCAGGTTGTACGGGCAGGAGAGGCGATCGCCCAAATTGCGCCTACTCGCGCTCCCTTAACTCTCAAAGCCCGCGTCACTACTGATAAAATTGCTCAAGTCCAAGTTTGCGATCGACCGCAGGTTACAGACTGTCAGCAAGGGAAGGCTCAACTGCGGATTGCGGCTTATCCTTATCCCGATTATGGGACGCTCAGGGGTGCAATCAGAGCGATCGCGCCTGATATCACTGCATCAGATGGATCGCAGAGTGCAGATACTTATGAGGTGACGATTGAGGCAGAAACGCCTTATTTGCAAAAAGGCGATCGCTTATTTCCTCTCCAACCCGGAATGGATGTCACTGCCGATCTGATTGCTAAAGAAGAGACTTTACTAACTTTTATTCTTAGAAAACTCAGACTATTGACCGACTGGTAAAGCTCAAATAGACTCTACATTAAGTGGAAGATTGCGGCGATCCCATCTCCCGTATCGCTGTCTTTTCAGCCGTAGTTAAGGGTTGGGGAGAATGGACTGTCCATTGGTTGATGGGTTTCTCCCCAAGCTGTCGCGCTGTTTCCATCCTTTTCAACCCTAACGCTTGATGGAGGAACGCAGGCGTTGAATAAGGGTTGGGCGTTGCGGTTGGGTGGGCAGGTTCTCAACAGAGGGACGTTCTGACAGGTTCCCTTGAGCGAGTTTGTCGAAGCATTCTTGGGTCGCGGTAATGGTAGCGTAGGTCATTAATTCATCCTTTATATTTCTTGACTTGACAACCATCCTAATTTTTGTATGGGATATGTGCAAGTTTTGTAATGAAAGCCTGTATGGTCTTCTGTGTAAAGGCTTCAGCCTAATAATCCTCTAAAACCTAATGACTAATTAGCAGGTGTGAAGTGACCCAAAAATCAGCCAATATTAACTTTGCTTAACTCTTTGACGCGAGATCGCCGGGGATCGCCAGTGGTTTTGAAACGATCGCAATTGCCCGAAGATGGCGATCGTGCCCACCCATCTCTCTATCGGTCTGAGCCAGAGCCATTGCTAGAATCACTGCAAAGTGTGGCTCATAAGATAACCCGAAGTGCGATCGCCCTCGCGCTCATAGCCTCACCTTATCAACCAGAACCCCCATTTGGCGGTAAACTCGCTTCAGAGTTCGCTGTTTTTGAAGTCTATGTCTACCTCTTTGAGTTCGCCTCAACCTTGGCAAGTCCGCGATCGCCTGTTTGAGTGGGGAAAATGCACCTATATCATGGGCATTTTAAACGTTACCCCCGATAGCTTTAGCGATGGGGGTGACTTCTATGGAGTAGAAAACGCGATCGCCCAAGCGCAGACCTTAATAGATGCGGGGGTTGATATTATTGATATTGGCGGTCAATCTACCCGACCCGGTAGCGAGCAAATTTCCCTAACGGAAGAATGCGATCGCACCCTCCCCATCATCCACGCCATTCGCCAAATCTCCGAGATTCCCATTTCCATCGATACCACCCGCGCCGCCGTCGCCCAAGCCGCAGTTGCAGCCGGAGCTGATATTGTTAATGATATTTCTGGGGGAACCTTCGATCCTCAGATGCTCGCCACTGTAGCGCGTTTAGGCGTTCGGGCTATTTTAATGCATATTCGCGGTACGCCCCAGACGATGCAAAGCCTAACCGAGTATGATGATTTGATGGGCGAGATTGACCAATTTTTAGCCGAACGCCTCCAAGCCTCAGAACAAGCCGGAATAGCGCGATCGCACCTTGCCATCGATCCGGGTATTGGGTTTGCTAAAACCTACCGCCAAAACCTGCAACTATTGCGCCAGCTTCCCGCCTTTCAGCATTTCGGCGTCCCCATTTTAGTCGGCCCCTCGCGTAAAAGCTTCATCGGCCATATCCTCAACCAACCCAACCCCAAACAACGCGTTTGGGGAACGGCGGCGGCTTGTACGAGTGCGATCGCCGGGGGTGCAGATATCCTGCGGGTTCACGATGTCCCCCAAATGCGGGAAGTCAGTCGCGTCGCCGATGCTATTTATCGCGATCGCGAGGCTTAACAAATCCAATCTTGAAACGTCATCCGCAATTGTGCTGAGTTAACCCCAGTTTGTGATATGAAAGACTTTGAGAATGGGTAAGCTAACAGAGCAACAACTTCTTAGCGGGATGTGCCAGCGTGAGAGAAGTCCTGATCCTCGAAGACAGCCACACTCAGCGAATGCTCATGGCCTATCCCCTGAGACAAGCCGGTATGCAAGTATTAGAGGCAACAAACGGTCTAGAAGCCTTAGAAATTCTGAAAACCCATCACCCCGATGTCATCATCTCCGATATCGTTTGTCCGGTGATGAACGGTTATGAACTCTGTGCTTGGCTGAAACAAAACCCCAAAACCCAGCATATCCCCCTGATTTTTTGCACCGTCAAAACTGAAGAACGCGATCGCGCCTGGGGTTTGCAACAAGGCGCATCGGCCTATATCTGCAAGCCGTTTGAACTGCCAGAATTAGTCGAAACCGTCATTGAACTGATTTTACAACAGGGCAAAACCTTCACCGATCTATCCCCTGCCTACGATTGGCTAGAAATTGGCTTAATGTGGTTAGAGGAATACGAAAATCAAGATTGGGCGATCGCAGCCTTTAGCAAAGCCTTGCAACTCAACCCCAATAGCCAGCTAGCACAACAATATCGCGATCGCGCTTTAGGCAACCTCCAAGACA contains:
- the folP gene encoding dihydropteroate synthase encodes the protein MSTSLSSPQPWQVRDRLFEWGKCTYIMGILNVTPDSFSDGGDFYGVENAIAQAQTLIDAGVDIIDIGGQSTRPGSEQISLTEECDRTLPIIHAIRQISEIPISIDTTRAAVAQAAVAAGADIVNDISGGTFDPQMLATVARLGVRAILMHIRGTPQTMQSLTEYDDLMGEIDQFLAERLQASEQAGIARSHLAIDPGIGFAKTYRQNLQLLRQLPAFQHFGVPILVGPSRKSFIGHILNQPNPKQRVWGTAAACTSAIAGGADILRVHDVPQMREVSRVADAIYRDREA
- a CDS encoding PleD family two-component system response regulator; translation: MREVLILEDSHTQRMLMAYPLRQAGMQVLEATNGLEALEILKTHHPDVIISDIVCPVMNGYELCAWLKQNPKTQHIPLIFCTVKTEERDRAWGLQQGASAYICKPFELPELVETVIELILQQGKTFTDLSPAYDWLEIGLMWLEEYENQDWAIAAFSKALQLNPNSQLAQQYRDRALGNLQDTRSCATCQYYFGGKPGGNLLVCAVHPNGPSDPLCRDWESKYR